A stretch of the Neofelis nebulosa isolate mNeoNeb1 chromosome 1, mNeoNeb1.pri, whole genome shotgun sequence genome encodes the following:
- the H3-4 gene encoding LOW QUALITY PROTEIN: histone H3.1t (The sequence of the model RefSeq protein was modified relative to this genomic sequence to represent the inferred CDS: inserted 1 base in 1 codon), whose translation MASVFSVTLQAMARRKQTARKSTGGEAPRKHLATKVARKSSPATGGIKKPHRYRPGTVXRHYQKSTELLIRKLPFQRLVCEIAQDFKTHLRFQSSAVMALQEACEAYMVGFFEDTNLCAIHAKRVTIMPKHLQLARRIRGERA comes from the exons ATGGCTTCGGTTTTTTCTGTAACACTGCAAGCCATGGCTCGCAGGAAGCAGACAGCGCGCAAGTCCACGGGCGGCGAGGCCCCGCGCAAGCACCTGGCCACCAAAGTGGCCCGCAAGAGCTCGCCGGCGACCGGCGGCATCAAGAAGCCGCACCGCTACCGGCCTGGCACAG TCCGCCACTACCAGAAGTCCACCGAGCTGCTGATCCGCAAGCTGCCGTTCCAGCGGCTGGTGTGCGAGATCGCGCAGGACTTCAAGACCCATCTGCGCTTCCAGAGCTCGGCCGTCATGGCGTTGCAGGAGGCGTGCGAGGCCTACATGGTGGGGTTCTTCGAGGACACCAACCTGTGCGCCATCCACGCCAAGCGCGTTACCATCATGCCCAAGCACCTACAGTTGGCACGCCGCATTCGCGGGGAGCGCGCTTAA
- the LOC131518258 gene encoding histone H2A type 3 — translation MSGRGKQGGKARAKAKSRSSRAGLQFPVGRVHRLLRKGNYSERVGAGAPVYLAAVLEYLTAEILELAGNAARDNKKTRIIPRHLQLAIRNDEELNKLLGRVTIAQGGVLPNIQAVLLPKKTESHHKAKGK, via the coding sequence ATGTCCGGCCGAGGCAAACAGGGCGGTAAGGCGCGCGCCAAGGCCAAGTCGCGCTCTTCTCGCGCGGGGTTGCAGTTCCCCGTAGGCCGCGTGCACCGGCTGCTCCGCAAAGGAAACTACTCTGAGCGGGTCGGGGCCGGCGCGCCGGTGTACCTGGCGGCGGTGCTGGAGTACCTGACTGCTGAAATCTTGGAGCTGGCGGGCAACGCGGCCCGCGACAACAAGAAGACGCGTATCATCCCGCGCCACCTGCAGCTGGCCATCCGCAACGACGAGGAGCTCAACAAGCTGCTGGGCCGCGTGACCATCGCGCAGGGCGGCGTCCTGCCCAACATCCAGGCCGTGCTGCTGCCCAAGAAGACGGAGAGCCACCACAAGGCCAAGGGCAAGTGA
- the LOC131518269 gene encoding histone H2B type 3-B, with translation MPDPSKSAPAPKKGSKKAVTKAQKKDGKKRKRSRKESYSIYVYKVLKQVHPDTGISSKAMGIMNSFVNDIFERIASEASRLAHYNKRSTITSREVQTAVRLLLPGELAKHAVSEGTKAVTKYTSSK, from the coding sequence ATGCCTGATCCGTCTAAATCGGCACCCGCGCCCAAGAAGGGCTCCAAGAAGGCCGTCACCAAAGCGCAAAAGAAGGACGGCAAGAAGCGCAAGCGCAGCCGGAAGGAGAGCTACTCCATCTACGTGTACAAGGTGCTGAAGCAGGTGCACCCCGACACCGGCATCTCGTCCAAGGCCATGGGCATCATGAACTCGTTTGTCAACGACATCTTCGAGCGCATCGCCAGCGAGGCCTCTCGCCTGGCGCATTACAACAAGCGTTCGACCATCACGTCCCGCGAGGTGCAGACGGCTGTGCGCCTGCTGCTGCCGGGCGAACTGGCCAAGCACGCTGTGTCGGAGGGCACCAAGGCCGTCACCAAGTACACCAGCTCCAAGTGA